The Streptomyces sp. CC0208 genome window below encodes:
- the fusA gene encoding elongation factor G, translating into MATTSLDLAKVRNIGIMAHIDAGKTTTTERILFYTGVSYKIGEVHDGAATMDWMEQEQERGITITSAATTCHWPLEDDDYTINIIDTPGHVDFTVEVERSLRVLDGAVTVFDGVAGVEPQSETVWRQADRYGVPRICFVNKLDRTGAEFHRCVDMISDRLGAVPLVMQLPIGAEMDFKGVVDLVRMKALVWSAEAAKGEMYDVVDIPATHTEAAEEYRGKLVEAVAENDDEIMELFLEGQEPTEEQLYAAIRRITIASGKSEGVTVTPVFCGTAFKNKGVQPLLDAVVRYLPTPLDVEAIEGHDVKDPEVVVKRKPSDDEPLSALAFKIMSDPHLGKLTFVRIYSGRLESGSAVLNSVKGKKERIGKIYRMHANKREEIESVGAGDIVAVMGLKQTTTGETLSDDKNPVILESMDFPAPVIQVAIEPKSKGDQEKLGVAIQRLAEEDPSFQVHSDEETGQTIIGGMGELHLEVLVDRMRREFKVEANVGKPQVAYRETIRKAVERVDYTHKKQTGGTGQFAKVQIAIEPIESGDASYEFVNKVTGGRIPKEYIPSVDAGAQEAMQFGILAGYEMTGVRVTLLDGAYHEVDSSELAFKIAGSQAFKEAARKASPVLLEPMMAVEVTTPEDYMGEVIGDINSRRGQIQAMEERAGARVVKGLVPLSEMFGYVGDLRSKTSGRASYSMQFDSYAEVPRNVAEEIIAKAKGE; encoded by the coding sequence ATGGCTACCACTTCACTTGACCTGGCCAAGGTCCGCAACATCGGGATCATGGCCCACATCGACGCGGGCAAGACGACCACCACTGAGCGGATCCTCTTCTACACCGGCGTCAGCTACAAGATCGGTGAGGTCCACGACGGCGCCGCCACCATGGACTGGATGGAGCAGGAGCAGGAGCGTGGCATCACGATCACCTCTGCTGCCACCACCTGTCACTGGCCGCTCGAGGACGACGACTACACGATCAACATCATCGACACCCCCGGGCACGTCGACTTCACGGTCGAGGTGGAGCGTTCGCTCCGCGTCCTCGACGGTGCCGTCACGGTGTTCGACGGTGTCGCGGGTGTCGAGCCGCAGTCCGAGACGGTGTGGCGTCAGGCCGACCGTTACGGCGTGCCGCGCATCTGCTTCGTGAACAAGCTGGACCGTACCGGCGCCGAGTTCCACCGCTGTGTGGACATGATCTCGGACCGTCTGGGCGCCGTCCCGCTCGTCATGCAGCTGCCGATCGGCGCCGAGATGGACTTCAAGGGCGTTGTGGACCTGGTCCGCATGAAGGCGCTCGTGTGGTCCGCCGAGGCGGCGAAGGGCGAGATGTACGACGTCGTCGACATCCCGGCCACGCACACCGAGGCTGCCGAGGAGTACCGCGGCAAGCTGGTCGAGGCCGTCGCGGAGAACGACGACGAGATCATGGAGCTGTTCCTGGAGGGCCAGGAGCCCACCGAGGAGCAGCTGTACGCCGCGATCCGTCGTATCACCATCGCGTCCGGCAAGTCCGAAGGCGTCACCGTCACCCCGGTGTTCTGTGGCACCGCGTTCAAGAACAAGGGCGTCCAGCCCCTGCTCGACGCGGTCGTGCGCTACCTGCCGACCCCGCTCGACGTCGAGGCCATCGAGGGCCACGACGTCAAGGACCCCGAGGTCGTCGTCAAGCGCAAGCCGTCCGACGACGAGCCGCTGTCCGCGCTGGCGTTCAAGATCATGAGCGACCCGCACCTGGGCAAGCTCACCTTCGTCCGGATCTACTCCGGTCGCCTGGAGTCCGGCTCCGCGGTGCTGAACTCCGTCAAGGGCAAGAAGGAGCGCATCGGCAAGATCTACCGCATGCACGCGAACAAGCGTGAGGAGATCGAGTCGGTGGGCGCCGGCGACATCGTCGCCGTCATGGGCCTCAAGCAGACCACCACCGGTGAGACGCTGAGCGACGACAAGAACCCGGTCATCCTGGAGTCCATGGACTTCCCGGCGCCGGTGATCCAGGTCGCCATCGAGCCCAAGTCCAAGGGTGACCAGGAGAAGCTGGGTGTCGCCATCCAGCGTCTCGCGGAGGAGGACCCCTCCTTCCAGGTCCACTCGGACGAGGAGACCGGCCAGACCATCATCGGTGGTATGGGCGAGCTGCACCTCGAGGTGCTGGTCGACCGTATGCGCCGTGAGTTCAAGGTCGAGGCCAACGTCGGCAAGCCGCAGGTCGCCTACCGTGAGACGATCCGCAAGGCCGTCGAGCGCGTCGACTACACGCACAAGAAGCAGACTGGTGGTACTGGCCAGTTCGCCAAGGTGCAGATCGCGATCGAGCCGATCGAGAGCGGCGACGCCTCGTACGAGTTCGTGAACAAGGTGACCGGTGGCCGTATCCCGAAGGAGTACATCCCTTCGGTGGACGCCGGTGCGCAGGAGGCCATGCAGTTCGGCATCCTCGCCGGGTACGAGATGACGGGCGTTCGCGTCACGCTTCTCGACGGTGCCTACCACGAGGTCGACTCCTCCGAGCTCGCGTTCAAGATCGCCGGCTCGCAGGCCTTCAAGGAGGCCGCCCGCAAGGCCAGCCCCGTGCTGCTCGAGCCGATGATGGCCGTCGAGGTCACCACGCCCGAGGACTACATGGGTGAGGTCATCGGCGACATCAACTCCCGCCGTGGTCAGATCCAGGCCATGGAGGAGCGGGCCGGTGCCCGCGTCGTGAAGGGCCTCGTGCCCCTCTCGGAGATGTTCGGCTACGTCGGAGACCTCCGCAGCAAGACGTCGGGTCGCGCAAGCTACTCGATGCAGTTCGACTCCTACGCCGAGGTTCCGCGGAACGTCGCCGAGGAGATCATCGCGAAGGCCAAGGGCGAGTAA
- the rpsG gene encoding 30S ribosomal protein S7, translating to MPRKGPAPKRPVIIDPVYGSPLVTSLINKVLLNGKRSTAERIVYGAMEGLREKTSNDPVITLKRALENIKPTLEVKSRRVGGATYQVPVEVKPGRANTLALRWLVGYSRARREKTMTERLLNELLDASNGLGAAVKKREDTHKMAESNKAFAHYRW from the coding sequence ATGCCTCGTAAGGGCCCCGCCCCGAAGCGCCCGGTCATCATCGACCCGGTCTACGGTTCTCCTCTTGTCACCTCCCTGATCAACAAGGTGCTGCTGAACGGCAAGCGCTCCACCGCCGAGCGCATCGTGTACGGCGCCATGGAGGGCCTGCGCGAGAAGACCAGCAACGACCCGGTCATCACGCTGAAGCGCGCGCTGGAGAACATCAAGCCCACGCTTGAGGTCAAGTCCCGCCGTGTCGGTGGCGCCACCTACCAGGTGCCGGTCGAGGTCAAGCCCGGCCGCGCCAACACGCTGGCGCTGCGCTGGCTGGTCGGTTACTCCCGCGCCCGTCGCGAGAAGACCATGACCGAGCGTCTGCTCAACGAGCTTCTCGACGCTTCGAACGGCCTCGGTGCGGCCGTCAAGAAGCGCGAGGACACCCACAAGATGGCCGAGTCCAACAAGGCCTTCGCGCACTACCGCTGGTAG
- the rpsL gene encoding 30S ribosomal protein S12, producing the protein MPTIQQLVRKGRQDKVEKNKTPALEGSPQRRGVCTRVFTTTPKKPNSALRKVARVRLTSGIEVTAYIPGEGHNLQEHSIVLVRGGRVKDLPGVRYKIIRGSLDTQGVKNRKQARSRYGAKKEK; encoded by the coding sequence GTGCCTACGATCCAGCAGCTGGTCCGGAAGGGCCGGCAGGACAAGGTCGAGAAGAACAAGACGCCCGCGCTCGAGGGTTCGCCCCAGCGCCGTGGCGTCTGCACGCGCGTGTTCACGACCACCCCGAAGAAGCCGAACTCGGCCCTGCGTAAGGTCGCGCGTGTGCGTCTGACCAGCGGGATCGAGGTCACTGCTTACATTCCGGGTGAGGGACACAACCTGCAGGAGCACTCCATCGTGCTCGTGCGCGGCGGCCGTGTGAAGGACCTGCCCGGTGTTCGCTACAAGATCATCCGCGGTTCGCTTGACACCCAGGGTGTCAAGAACCGCAAGCAGGCCCGCAGCCGCTACGGCGCCAAGAAGGAGAAGTAA